A region from the Brassica napus cultivar Da-Ae chromosome C8, Da-Ae, whole genome shotgun sequence genome encodes:
- the LOC106417676 gene encoding tRNA pseudouridine synthase A, with protein MNPRVQRYLVAIEYIGTRFSGSQQQAKDRTVVGVLQEAFRKFVGQPVKIFCSSRTDAGVHALSNVCHIDVERISKRKPGEVLPPHEPGVVQRAVNHFLQRNDGDVMVTDVRSVPSNYHARYKARERTYFYRLLSGSDPLSILEKDRAWHVPEELDLLSMQEACRVLVGSHDFTSFRAAGCQAKSPVRCLDEFNVIEVPSTPYFPSIMERAESKLNNGDDPLTYPSQTKTETASVTTNFGETFGIGRRHRCYVVTACARGFLYHQVRLLVGALKCVGTGELTVSDIERILEAKTVSAAKPMAPASGLYLARVKYELP; from the exons ATGAACCCTAGAGTGCAGCGTTACTTGGTTGCAATCGAGTATATCGGAACTCGTTTCTCGGGGTCACAACAGCAGGCGAAGGACCGCACCGTCGTCGGCGTATTGCAG GAGGCTTTTCGTAAGTTTGTTGGGCAGCCTGTCAAGATCTTCTGCTCGAGTCGAACG GATGCAGGAGTGCATGCACTATCGAATGTTTGCCATATCGATGTGGAACGCATCAGTAAAAGAAAGCCTGGTGAAGTG TTACCACCTCATGAACCTGGTGTGGTCCAGAGAGCTGTGAACCATTTCTTACAG AGAAATGACGGTGATGTTATGGTGACTGATGTTCGGAGTGTCCCAAGTAATTATCATGCCAGATACAAGGCCCGGGAGCGCAC GTACTTTTACCGATTGCTCTCGGGGTCGGATCCTTTATCCATTCTTGAAAAAGACCGTGCCTGGCATGTTCCTGAGGAGCTAGATCTTCTCTCTATGCAG GAAGCATGCAGAGTTCTTGTTGGATCCCATGATTTTACCTCCTTCAGGGCAGCTGGTTGCCAG GCAAAGTCACCTGTGAGATGTTTAGATGAATTCAATGTCATTGAAGTACCATCAACACCATATTTTCCATCTATCATGGAAAGGGCGGAGAGTAAACTAAACAATGGAGATGATCCTCTCACATATCCCAGCCAAACCAAGACGGAGACTGCTAGTGTTACTACAAATTTCGGCGAGACTTTTGGTATAGGAAGAAGACACCGCTGCTACGTGGTAACAGCGTGTGCCCGTGGTTTTCTATACCACCAG GTTCGACTGCTTGTAGGAGCATTGAAATGTGTAGGCACTGGAGAGTTAACCGTCTCAGACA TTGAACGAATCCTGGAGGCGAAGACTGTGTCTGCAGCTAAACCCATGGCTCCTGCATCTGGTCTGTATCTGGCCCGTGTCAAATATGAACTTCCATGA
- the LOC106416384 gene encoding probable purine permease 16, translating into MEELQDPERGGEIRTLEVKQRKWWISVFFCGFLIFTGDSLVMLLLNFYYVQDKRSESDQNRQYRGTWTQALLQNAAFPILIPLFFLFPSPKQKTEPVSSDPPPFLRVLSLYVSLGVLVSVHSKLYALAKLYVGWGILVSTQLILTSLFSAFINRLKFNRWIIVSITFTLAADFFGSPAFSGAPDEDESYTYGIKAWLILIFPTLAFSLSLSLMQLGFEKVLVKTKRYGDKKVFRMVLEMQIVVSFIAALICLVGLFASGEFKELKGDSVRFKKGEGYYGLSLVGLAISWQVWAVGLLGLVLLVSGVFADVVHMCASPVVALLVVLAFDFKDDEFGWQRRGALLGSVLALASYSYSLYKTKKKDVAELNKRELNNSEA; encoded by the coding sequence aTGGAAGAGCTTCAAGATCCTGAACGAGGAGGCGAGATTCGAACCCTCGAAGTCAAGCAACGCAAATGGTGGATCTCAGTTTTCTTCTGCGGTTTCTTGATCTTCACCGGAGACTCTCTCGTCATGCTTCTCTTGAACTTCTACTACGTCCAAGACAAACGATCAGAGAGTGATCAAAACCGACAGTACAGAGGAACATGGACGCAAGCTCTGCTCCAAAACGCTGCGTTCCCGATCCTGATCCCACTCTTCTTCCTATTCCcttcaccaaaacaaaaaacagaacCAGTCTCTTCTGATCCTCCTCCCTTTCTTCGTGTTCTCTCCCTATACGTTTCTCTCGGTGTTCTTGTTTCCGTTCACAGCAAGTTATACGCGCTGGCGAAACTATACGTAGGTTGGGGTATCTTGGTATCAACGCAGCTGATACTCACCTCCTTATTCTCAGCTTTTATAAACCGTCTCAAGTTCAACAGATGGATCATCGTATCGATAACCTTCACTCTTGCGGCAGACTTCTTCGGCTCCCCTGCGTTTTCTGGAGCTCCTGACGAAGATGAATCTTATACTTACGGCATCAAGGCTTGGCTGATACTCATATTCCCTACTCTCgccttctccttgtctcttTCCCTAATGCAGCTCGGGTTCGAGAAAGTTTTGGTGAAGACAAAGAGGTATGGTGACAAGAAGGTGTTCCGGATGGTGTTGGAGATGCAAATCGTTGTTTCCTTTATAGCTGCACTCATTTGCCTTGTGGGTTTGTTTGCGAGTGGTGAGTTTAAGGAGTTAAAGGGAGATAGCGTGAGGTTTAAGAAAGGGGAAGGTTATTATGGTCTGAGTTTGGTCGGGCTAGCTATCTCTTGGCAGGTTTGGGCGGTGGGGCTGTTAGGTCTTGTGCTCTTGGTGTCTGGTGTATTCGCTGATGTTGTTCATATGTGTGCTTCACCGGTTGTGGCTTTGCTTGTTGTGTTGGCTTTTGATTTTAAGGATGATGAGTTTGGTTGGCAGAGAAGAGGTGCTTTGCTAGGATCAGTCTTGGCTCTAGCTTCTTACTCTTATTCACTGtataaaacaaagaagaaggatGTCGCAGAACTGAACAAAAGAGAGCTCAACAATAGTGAAGCTTAG